A stretch of the Streptomyces sp. NBC_01428 genome encodes the following:
- the qcrB gene encoding cytochrome bc1 complex cytochrome b subunit, whose protein sequence is MSVREGRRAETAKGERLADWADGRLGIYSLAKANMRKVFPDHWSFMLGEVCLYSFIVLIITGVYLTLFFEPSGVEVVYHGSYEPLNGITMTRAYESTLDISFDVRGGLLIRQIHHWSALVFLAGMLVHMMRVFFTGAFRKPREVNWLFGWTLLMLGLLTGLTGYSLPDDLLSGTGVRFAQGAILSIPVVGTYISFFLFGGEFPGHDIIPRFFPIHVLLLPGIMLGLVVAHLILVFYHKHTQYPGAGKNQTSVVGMPFMPVYMAKAGGFFFLVFGVLSIMGAIATVNPVWAFGPYRPDLVTTGAQPDWYLGFSEGLIRVMPGWEINAFGHTLQLGVFIPFSLFPLIMAAIAVYPFIEAWITGDRREHHILDRPRNVPTRTALGVAWLTLYAILLVGGGNDLWATHFHLSINAITWFVRVGVFAGPALAFVVTRRVCLGLQRADRDKVLHGRESGTIKRLPHGEYVEVHEPLTPAQRFTLTQHEQAPPFEVGRLVDANGVARRAGPTRRLRARLARGLHGPAAHVPKPTAEEYREITSGDDHH, encoded by the coding sequence ATGAGCGTGCGTGAGGGGCGGCGGGCCGAGACGGCCAAAGGCGAGCGGCTGGCGGACTGGGCCGACGGCCGGCTCGGGATCTACTCGCTGGCCAAGGCCAACATGCGCAAGGTCTTCCCGGACCACTGGTCGTTCATGCTGGGCGAGGTCTGCCTCTACAGCTTCATCGTCCTGATCATCACGGGCGTCTACCTCACCCTGTTCTTCGAGCCCAGCGGGGTGGAGGTCGTCTACCACGGCTCGTACGAGCCGCTGAACGGCATCACCATGACCAGGGCCTACGAGTCCACCCTGGACATCAGCTTCGACGTGCGCGGCGGACTCCTGATCCGGCAGATCCACCACTGGTCGGCGCTGGTCTTCCTCGCCGGGATGCTCGTGCACATGATGCGGGTGTTCTTCACCGGCGCGTTCCGCAAGCCGCGCGAGGTCAACTGGCTGTTCGGCTGGACCCTGTTGATGCTCGGACTGCTCACCGGGCTGACCGGCTACTCGCTCCCGGACGACCTGCTCTCCGGCACCGGCGTCCGCTTCGCGCAGGGCGCGATCCTCTCCATCCCGGTCGTCGGGACGTACATCTCCTTCTTCCTGTTCGGCGGCGAGTTCCCGGGGCACGACATCATCCCGCGGTTCTTCCCGATCCACGTGCTGCTGCTGCCGGGCATCATGCTCGGGCTGGTCGTCGCCCATCTGATCCTGGTCTTCTACCACAAGCACACGCAGTACCCGGGGGCCGGAAAGAACCAGACGTCCGTCGTCGGCATGCCGTTCATGCCCGTCTACATGGCGAAGGCCGGCGGCTTCTTCTTCCTGGTCTTCGGCGTACTGTCGATCATGGGCGCGATCGCCACCGTCAACCCCGTGTGGGCGTTCGGGCCCTACCGCCCCGACCTGGTCACCACAGGCGCCCAGCCCGACTGGTACCTCGGGTTCTCCGAGGGACTGATCCGGGTGATGCCGGGATGGGAGATCAACGCCTTCGGCCACACCCTCCAGCTGGGTGTCTTCATCCCGTTCTCGCTGTTCCCGCTCATCATGGCCGCCATCGCCGTCTACCCGTTCATCGAGGCGTGGATCACCGGCGACCGGCGCGAGCACCACATCCTGGACCGGCCGCGCAACGTCCCCACCCGCACCGCGCTCGGCGTCGCCTGGCTGACGCTGTACGCCATCCTGCTGGTCGGCGGCGGCAACGACCTGTGGGCCACCCACTTCCACCTCTCGATCAACGCGATCACCTGGTTCGTCCGCGTCGGCGTGTTCGCCGGACCCGCGCTGGCCTTCGTCGTCACGCGACGCGTCTGCCTGGGACTGCAACGCGCCGACCGGGACAAGGTGTTGCACGGCCGGGAGTCCGGCACCATCAAGAGGCTCCCGCACGGCGAGTACGTCGAGGTCCACGAACCCCTCACCCCGGCGCAGCGGTTCACCCTCACCCAGCACGAGCAGGCACCGCCCTTCGAGGTCGGCCGGCTGGTCGACGCGAACGGCGTGGCCCGCCGGGCCGGTCCCACCCGGCGGCTGCGGGCCCGGCTGGCGCGCGGTCTCCACGGTCCCGCCGCCCACGTCCCGAAACCGACGGCCGAGGAGTACCGGGAGATCACGAGCGGGGACGATCACCACTGA
- the gltB gene encoding glutamate synthase large subunit, whose product MRTPRQPSQHSVNGQKWSFMDARPAAQGMYDPRNEHDACGVGFVATLTGEASHALVEQALTVLRNLEHRGATGSEPDSGDGAGILSQVPDAFFREVADFELPAAGAYAVGIAFLPEDGTDEAVSRIETIAAEEGLTILGWREVPVAPGLLGATARSTMPAFRQIFVSDNASEGIALDRTAFVLRKRAEREAGVYFPSLSARTIVYKGMLTTGQLEPFFPDLSDRRFASAIALVHSRFSTNTFPSWPLAHPYRFVAHNGEINTVKGNRNWMVARESQLASDLFGDKGLERIFPVCTPDASDSASFDEVLELLHLGGRSLPHSVLMMIPEAWENHDSMDPARRAFYQFHATMMEPWDGPACVTFTDGTQVGAVLDRNGLRPGRYWVTDDGLVVLGSEVGVLDIDPAKVVRKGRLQPGRMFLVDTAEHRIIEDDEIKAGLADDLPYAEWLEAGEIELSDLPEREHIVHTHASVTRRQQTFGYTEEELRIILAPMAKAAAEPIGSMGTDSPIAALSARPRLLFDYFTQLFAQVTNPPLDAIREELVTSLRSSLGPQGNILEPTAASCRSVTLPFPVIDNDELAKLIHINADGDMPGMKAATLSGLYRVSGGGDSLAARIEDICVEVDAAIENGARLIVLSDRHSDAEHAPIPSLLLTAAVHHHLIRTKQRTQVGLLVEAGDVREVHHVALLIGFGAAAVNPYLAMESVEDLVRAGTFLQGIEAEQAIRNLIYALGKGVLKVMSKMGISTVASYRGAQVFEAVGLERAFVEKYFNGTTTKIGGAGLDIIAQEVAARHAKAYPASGIAPAHRALDIGGEYQWRREGEPHLFDPETVFRLQHSTRSGSYEIFKKYTDRVNEQSERLMTLRGLFGFTSDRTSIPLDEVEPVSEIVKRFSTGAMSYGSISKEAHETLAIAMNQLGGKSNTGEGGEDADRLYDPARRSSIKQVASGRFGVTSEYLVNADDIQIKMAQGAKPGEGGQLPGHKVYPWVAKTRHSTPGVGLISPPPHHDIYSIEDLAQLIHDLKNANPQARIHVKLVSEVGVGTVAAGVSKAHADVVLISGHDGGTGASPLTSLKHAGGPWELGLAETQQTLLLNGLRDRIVVQTDGQLKTGRDVVIAALLGAEEFGFATAPLVVSGCVMMRVCHLDTCPVGIATQNPVLRERFAGKAEYIVNFFKFIAEEVREILAELGFRTIEEAVGHAENLDVERAITHWKAQGLDLSPLFYVPELPEGAALHQVIEQDHGLEKALDNELIKLAADALAADSATDAQPVRAQVAIRNINRTVGTMLGHEVTKKFGGAGLPEDTVDITFTGSAGQSFGAFLPRGVTLRLEGDANDYVGKGLSGGRVIVRPDRGADHLAEYSTIAGNTIAYGATGGELFLRGRTGERFCVRNSGATVVSEGVGDHGCEYMTGGHAVVLGETGRNFAAGMSGGVAYVIDLDRDNVNVGNVDAVEELDDTDRQWLHDVVRRHAEETGSTVAEKLLAEWPVAVERFSKIIPSTYKAVLAAKDAAERAGLDESAITEKMMEAATNG is encoded by the coding sequence ATGCGTACGCCGCGCCAGCCGTCCCAGCACTCCGTGAACGGCCAGAAGTGGTCCTTCATGGATGCTCGCCCTGCTGCCCAGGGTATGTACGACCCCCGCAACGAGCACGACGCCTGCGGCGTCGGCTTCGTGGCCACCCTCACCGGTGAGGCGAGCCACGCGCTGGTCGAGCAGGCGCTCACCGTTCTGCGCAACCTGGAACACCGCGGTGCCACCGGCTCCGAGCCCGACTCGGGCGACGGTGCGGGCATCCTGTCCCAGGTCCCGGACGCCTTCTTCCGCGAGGTGGCCGATTTCGAACTTCCCGCAGCCGGTGCGTACGCGGTAGGCATCGCCTTCCTGCCCGAGGACGGCACCGACGAGGCCGTCTCACGGATCGAGACGATCGCCGCCGAAGAGGGCCTCACCATCCTCGGCTGGCGCGAGGTCCCGGTCGCCCCCGGACTCCTCGGCGCCACCGCCCGCTCGACGATGCCCGCCTTCCGCCAGATCTTCGTGAGCGACAACGCGAGCGAGGGCATCGCCCTCGACCGCACCGCGTTCGTGCTGCGCAAGCGCGCCGAACGCGAGGCCGGTGTCTACTTCCCGTCGCTGTCCGCGCGGACCATCGTCTACAAGGGCATGCTGACCACCGGCCAGCTGGAGCCCTTCTTCCCGGACCTGTCCGACCGCCGCTTCGCCTCCGCGATCGCGCTCGTGCACTCCCGCTTCTCCACCAACACCTTCCCGAGCTGGCCGCTCGCCCACCCGTACCGCTTCGTCGCGCACAACGGCGAGATCAACACGGTCAAGGGCAACCGCAACTGGATGGTGGCCCGCGAGTCCCAGCTCGCCTCGGATCTGTTCGGCGACAAGGGCCTGGAGCGGATCTTCCCCGTCTGCACGCCGGACGCCTCCGACTCGGCCTCCTTCGACGAGGTGCTCGAACTCCTGCACCTCGGCGGCCGCTCGCTCCCGCACTCCGTGCTCATGATGATCCCGGAGGCGTGGGAGAACCACGACTCCATGGACCCGGCCCGCCGCGCCTTCTACCAGTTCCACGCCACGATGATGGAGCCCTGGGACGGCCCGGCCTGCGTCACCTTCACCGACGGCACCCAGGTCGGCGCGGTCCTCGACCGCAACGGTCTGCGCCCCGGCCGCTACTGGGTCACCGACGACGGCCTCGTCGTCCTCGGCTCCGAGGTCGGCGTCCTCGACATCGACCCCGCCAAGGTCGTCCGCAAGGGCCGCCTCCAGCCCGGCCGCATGTTCCTCGTGGACACCGCCGAGCACCGCATCATCGAGGACGACGAGATCAAGGCCGGCCTCGCCGACGACCTGCCCTACGCGGAGTGGCTGGAGGCCGGCGAGATCGAGCTCTCCGACCTGCCCGAGCGCGAGCACATCGTGCACACCCACGCCTCGGTCACCCGCCGCCAGCAGACCTTCGGCTACACCGAGGAAGAGCTGCGCATCATCCTCGCGCCGATGGCCAAGGCCGCCGCCGAGCCGATCGGCTCGATGGGCACCGACTCGCCGATCGCCGCGCTCTCGGCGCGCCCGCGCCTCCTCTTCGACTACTTCACCCAGCTGTTCGCGCAGGTCACCAACCCGCCGCTGGACGCGATCCGCGAAGAGCTGGTCACCTCCCTGCGCTCCTCCCTCGGCCCGCAGGGCAACATCCTCGAACCGACGGCCGCCTCCTGTCGCAGCGTCACCCTGCCCTTCCCGGTGATCGACAACGACGAGCTGGCCAAGCTCATCCACATCAACGCCGACGGCGACATGCCCGGCATGAAGGCCGCGACCCTCTCCGGCCTCTACCGCGTCTCCGGCGGCGGCGACTCGCTCGCCGCCCGGATCGAGGACATCTGCGTCGAGGTCGACGCCGCCATCGAGAACGGCGCCCGGCTGATCGTCCTGTCGGACCGCCACTCCGACGCCGAGCACGCGCCGATCCCGTCGCTGCTGCTCACCGCGGCCGTCCACCACCACCTCATCCGCACCAAGCAGCGCACCCAGGTGGGCCTGCTGGTCGAGGCCGGCGACGTCCGCGAGGTCCACCACGTCGCCCTGCTCATCGGCTTCGGCGCCGCGGCCGTCAACCCGTACCTCGCGATGGAGTCCGTCGAGGACCTCGTCCGCGCCGGCACCTTCCTCCAGGGCATCGAGGCCGAACAGGCCATCCGCAACCTGATCTACGCGCTCGGCAAGGGCGTCCTGAAGGTCATGTCCAAGATGGGCATCTCGACCGTCGCCTCCTACCGCGGCGCACAGGTCTTCGAGGCCGTCGGCCTGGAGCGGGCCTTCGTCGAGAAGTACTTCAACGGCACCACCACCAAGATCGGCGGCGCCGGCCTCGACATCATCGCCCAGGAGGTCGCCGCCCGGCACGCCAAGGCCTACCCGGCCTCCGGCATCGCGCCCGCGCACCGCGCCCTGGACATAGGGGGCGAGTACCAGTGGCGCCGCGAGGGCGAACCGCACCTGTTCGACCCCGAGACGGTCTTCCGCCTCCAGCACTCGACGCGCTCCGGCAGCTACGAGATCTTCAAGAAGTACACGGACCGGGTCAACGAGCAGTCCGAGCGCCTCATGACGCTGCGCGGCCTGTTCGGCTTCACCTCGGACCGCACCTCGATCCCCCTCGACGAGGTCGAGCCCGTCTCCGAGATCGTCAAGCGCTTCTCCACCGGCGCGATGTCGTACGGCTCCATCTCCAAGGAGGCGCACGAGACCCTCGCCATCGCCATGAACCAGCTGGGCGGCAAGTCCAACACCGGTGAGGGCGGCGAGGACGCGGACCGGCTGTACGACCCGGCCCGCCGCTCCAGCATCAAGCAGGTGGCGTCCGGCCGCTTCGGCGTGACCAGCGAGTACCTCGTCAACGCCGACGACATCCAGATCAAGATGGCCCAGGGCGCCAAGCCCGGCGAGGGCGGCCAGCTGCCCGGCCACAAGGTCTACCCGTGGGTCGCCAAGACCCGTCACTCCACACCGGGTGTCGGTCTGATCTCCCCGCCGCCGCACCACGACATCTACTCCATCGAGGACCTGGCTCAGCTGATCCACGACCTCAAGAACGCCAACCCGCAGGCCCGCATCCACGTGAAGCTGGTCTCCGAGGTCGGCGTCGGCACGGTCGCCGCCGGTGTCTCCAAGGCCCACGCGGACGTCGTCCTCATCTCCGGCCACGACGGCGGAACGGGCGCCTCGCCGCTCACCTCCCTCAAGCACGCGGGCGGCCCCTGGGAGCTCGGCCTCGCCGAGACCCAGCAGACCCTGCTGCTCAACGGCCTGCGCGACCGCATCGTCGTGCAGACCGACGGCCAGCTCAAGACCGGCCGCGACGTCGTCATCGCCGCGCTGCTCGGCGCCGAGGAGTTCGGTTTCGCGACCGCGCCGCTCGTCGTCTCCGGCTGCGTCATGATGCGCGTCTGCCACCTGGACACCTGCCCCGTCGGCATCGCCACGCAGAACCCGGTGCTGCGCGAGCGGTTCGCCGGCAAGGCCGAGTACATCGTCAACTTCTTCAAGTTCATCGCCGAAGAGGTCCGCGAGATCCTCGCCGAGCTGGGCTTCCGCACCATCGAGGAGGCCGTCGGCCACGCCGAGAACCTCGACGTGGAGCGCGCCATCACCCACTGGAAGGCGCAGGGCCTGGACCTGTCCCCGCTCTTCTACGTGCCCGAACTGCCCGAGGGCGCGGCGCTGCACCAGGTCATCGAGCAGGACCACGGTCTGGAGAAGGCGCTCGACAACGAGCTGATCAAGCTGGCCGCCGACGCGCTCGCCGCGGACTCCGCGACCGACGCCCAGCCGGTCCGCGCCCAGGTCGCGATCCGCAACATCAACCGCACGGTCGGCACCATGCTCGGCCACGAGGTGACGAAGAAGTTCGGCGGCGCGGGCCTGCCCGAGGACACCGTCGACATCACCTTCACCGGCAGCGCGGGCCAGTCCTTCGGCGCCTTCCTGCCGCGCGGTGTCACGCTCCGCCTGGAGGGCGACGCCAACGACTACGTCGGCAAGGGCCTCTCCGGCGGCCGGGTGATCGTCCGTCCCGACCGGGGCGCCGACCACCTCGCCGAGTACTCGACCATCGCGGGCAACACCATCGCGTACGGCGCGACGGGCGGCGAGCTCTTCCTGCGCGGCCGCACCGGTGAGCGCTTCTGCGTCCGCAACTCCGGCGCGACGGTGGTCTCCGAGGGCGTGGGCGACCACGGCTGCGAGTACATGACCGGCGGTCACGCGGTCGTCCTCGGCGAGACGGGCCGCAACTTCGCGGCCGGCATGTCCGGCGGCGTCGCCTACGTCATCGACCTCGACCGCGACAACGTGAACGTCGGCAACGTGGACGCCGTCGAGGAACTCGACGACACCGACAGGCAGTGGCTGCACGACGTCGTGCGCCGCCACGCCGAGGAGACCGGCTCGACGGTCGCCGAGAAGCTGCTCGCCGAATGGCCCGTGGCCGTGGAGCGCTTCAGCAAGATCATCCCCAGCACGTACAAGGCAGTGCTCGCCGCCAAGGACGCCGCCGAGCGAGCCGGACTCGACGAGTCCGCGATCACCGAGAAGATGATGGAGGCGGCGACCAATGGCTGA
- a CDS encoding HutD/Ves family protein, with protein sequence MSVQLLPAAGRTAVPWKNGGGVTREILVRPEGADMSGFAWRVSLADVRADGPFSAFAGVDRILTMVEGAGMDLTVGDARRLVDTRYVPQRFPGDLPTGCRLLGGPVVNLNVMWNRGGSVAPGVEVLLPGDGVAVPAGPAVLVVALGSSAELAGLSLGCYDAAVLTAQPVTLRGAGPVAVIRVDA encoded by the coding sequence GTGAGCGTCCAACTCCTGCCCGCCGCCGGGCGGACCGCCGTGCCCTGGAAGAACGGCGGCGGAGTCACCCGGGAGATCCTCGTCCGTCCCGAGGGCGCGGACATGTCCGGCTTCGCGTGGCGGGTCAGCCTCGCCGACGTCCGCGCGGACGGGCCCTTCTCCGCCTTCGCCGGCGTGGACCGGATCCTCACCATGGTCGAGGGCGCCGGGATGGACCTGACGGTCGGGGACGCGCGCCGGCTCGTCGACACCCGGTACGTTCCGCAGCGCTTTCCCGGTGACCTGCCCACCGGGTGCCGGCTGCTCGGGGGGCCTGTCGTGAACCTCAACGTCATGTGGAACCGGGGTGGTTCGGTGGCGCCGGGCGTCGAGGTCCTGCTCCCCGGCGACGGGGTGGCCGTCCCGGCGGGGCCGGCCGTACTGGTCGTGGCACTCGGCTCCTCCGCGGAGCTGGCGGGGCTGTCCCTGGGGTGTTACGACGCCGCCGTGCTGACGGCGCAGCCGGTGACTCTCCGGGGGGCCGGGCCGGTCGCGGTGATCCGGGTGGACGCGTAG
- a CDS encoding chitosanase, with translation MKRAGFLLLAVVPVLVTTAVYCALPEHPARADAGPSAPASRQATGRSGATAERGTDDRRAAAVPAGLAAPGKKELAQQLVASAENSTLDWREAYAYVEDIGDGQGYTAGVIGFCTGTHDLLTLVESYTRKHPDNGLARYLPALRRVDGSDSHEGLDPGFPAAWRHEATVPAFRAAQDAERDRVYFDPAVRQARRDGLGTLGQFIYYDAMVMHGPGTGDYGFYGLRDRALREADPPSRGGDEKAYLDTFLDVRRAAMRSRDAHRDTTRIDTAQRVFLREGNLGLDTPLVWKVYGETYRVP, from the coding sequence ATGAAACGTGCGGGTTTCCTGTTATTGGCGGTTGTTCCGGTCCTGGTCACGACAGCGGTGTACTGCGCGCTGCCCGAGCACCCGGCCAGAGCCGATGCCGGGCCGTCCGCGCCGGCGTCGCGGCAGGCCACCGGGCGGTCCGGAGCGACGGCCGAGCGCGGCACGGACGACCGGAGGGCCGCCGCCGTGCCGGCGGGTCTCGCGGCCCCCGGCAAGAAGGAGCTGGCCCAGCAGTTGGTGGCCAGTGCCGAGAACTCGACACTCGACTGGCGTGAGGCGTACGCCTATGTCGAGGACATCGGTGACGGCCAGGGGTACACGGCGGGCGTCATCGGCTTCTGCACCGGCACCCACGACCTGCTCACGCTCGTGGAGTCCTACACGAGGAAGCATCCGGACAACGGGCTCGCCCGCTACCTCCCGGCGCTGCGCAGGGTGGACGGGTCGGACTCGCACGAGGGCCTGGACCCGGGCTTCCCGGCGGCCTGGCGCCACGAGGCGACGGTGCCCGCGTTCCGCGCGGCGCAGGACGCCGAGCGCGACCGGGTCTACTTCGACCCCGCCGTCCGGCAGGCGCGGCGCGACGGCCTGGGCACCCTCGGCCAGTTCATCTACTACGACGCGATGGTCATGCACGGCCCCGGCACCGGCGACTACGGCTTCTACGGCCTGCGCGACCGTGCGTTGCGCGAGGCGGATCCCCCCTCGCGGGGCGGCGACGAGAAGGCGTACCTCGACACGTTCCTGGACGTGCGCCGCGCGGCGATGCGGTCCCGGGACGCGCACCGCGACACCACCCGCATCGACACGGCGCAGCGCGTGTTCCTGCGCGAGGGGAACCTCGGTCTGGACACGCCGCTGGTATGGAAGGTGTACGGCGAGACGTACCGGGTGCCCTAG
- a CDS encoding vWA domain-containing protein: protein MAGISLTKVEETAPALVDLYKSAGVSLTKHGLSGQRAAVYLVVDYSGSMKPYYKDGSVQALADRVLGLSAHLDDDGTVPVVFFSTDVDAVTDIALDNHDGRIERIVAGLGHMGKTSYHLAMDAVIDHYLDSGSKEPALVVFQTDGGPINKLAAERYVCKAARLPLFWQFIGFGDPASKQFEFLRRLDELAVPQKRAVDNAGFFHVGSEPRKLTDGELYDRLVAEFPQWLAAARAQGILT, encoded by the coding sequence ATGGCCGGAATCAGCCTGACCAAGGTCGAGGAGACCGCGCCCGCGCTCGTCGACCTGTACAAGAGCGCCGGGGTCTCCCTCACCAAGCACGGGCTGAGCGGGCAACGGGCCGCCGTCTACCTGGTCGTCGACTACTCCGGGTCGATGAAGCCCTACTACAAGGACGGCAGTGTGCAGGCCCTCGCCGACCGGGTGCTCGGGCTGTCCGCCCACCTCGACGACGACGGCACCGTCCCCGTCGTTTTCTTCTCCACCGACGTGGACGCCGTCACCGACATCGCGCTCGACAACCACGACGGACGGATCGAGCGGATCGTGGCCGGGCTGGGCCATATGGGCAAGACCAGCTATCACCTCGCCATGGACGCGGTCATCGACCACTACCTCGACAGCGGCTCCAAGGAGCCCGCTCTCGTCGTCTTCCAGACGGACGGCGGACCGATCAACAAGCTCGCCGCCGAACGCTACGTGTGCAAGGCGGCCCGGCTTCCGCTGTTCTGGCAGTTCATAGGGTTCGGTGACCCCGCCAGCAAGCAGTTCGAATTCCTGCGCAGGCTGGACGAGTTGGCCGTCCCGCAGAAGCGGGCCGTCGACAACGCCGGGTTCTTCCACGTCGGTTCGGAGCCGCGGAAGCTGACCGACGGGGAGCTGTACGACCGGCTCGTCGCGGAGTTCCCGCAGTGGCTGGCCGCCGCCCGGGCCCAGGGGATCCTCACGTGA
- a CDS encoding glutamate synthase subunit beta, whose protein sequence is MADPKGFLNHGREVATSRPVEERVKDWNEVYVPGSLLPIISQQASRCMDCGIPFCHNGCPLGNLIPEWNDYAYREDWQAASERLHATNNFPEFTGRLCPAPCESACVLGINQPAVTIKNVEVSIIDKAWDSGSVAAQAPERLSGKTVAVIGSGPAGLAAAQQLTRAGHTVAVYERADRIGGLLRYGIPEFKMEKRHINRRIEQMRAEGTRFRTGVEIGRDLKATDLRKRYDAVVIAAGATTARDLPAPGRELNGIHQAMEYLPLSNKVQEGDFVAPPITAEGKHVVVIGGGDTGADCVGTAHRQGAASVTQLEIMPQPGEERNPGQPWPTFPMLYKVTSAHEEGGERVYSVNTTHFEGDEDGNVQWLHLVEVEFVAGKLTQKPGTERKIPAQLVTLAMGFTGTDVENGVVSQFGLELDERGNIARDADFATNVPGVFVAGDAGRGQSLIVWAIAEGRSAARGVDRFLTGASDLPAPIRPTDRSLMV, encoded by the coding sequence ATGGCTGATCCCAAGGGCTTTCTGAACCACGGCCGTGAGGTCGCCACCTCCCGGCCGGTCGAGGAGCGCGTCAAGGACTGGAACGAGGTCTACGTTCCGGGCTCGCTGCTCCCGATCATCTCCCAGCAGGCATCGCGCTGCATGGACTGCGGCATCCCGTTCTGCCACAACGGCTGTCCGCTCGGGAACCTGATCCCCGAGTGGAACGACTACGCGTACCGCGAGGACTGGCAGGCCGCGTCCGAGCGACTGCACGCCACGAACAACTTCCCGGAGTTCACGGGCCGCCTGTGCCCGGCCCCGTGCGAGTCGGCGTGCGTGCTCGGCATCAACCAGCCCGCCGTGACCATCAAGAACGTCGAGGTCTCGATCATCGACAAGGCGTGGGACAGCGGCAGTGTCGCGGCCCAGGCCCCGGAGCGCCTCTCCGGCAAGACGGTCGCCGTCATCGGGTCCGGCCCGGCCGGCCTCGCCGCCGCCCAGCAGCTCACCCGCGCCGGCCACACGGTCGCCGTGTACGAGCGTGCCGACCGCATCGGCGGCCTGCTGCGCTACGGCATCCCCGAGTTCAAGATGGAGAAGCGGCACATCAACCGCCGCATCGAGCAGATGCGCGCGGAGGGCACCCGCTTCCGCACGGGCGTCGAGATCGGCCGCGACCTCAAGGCGACGGACCTGCGTAAGCGGTACGACGCCGTGGTCATCGCCGCCGGTGCGACCACCGCCCGTGATCTGCCCGCCCCCGGGCGGGAGTTGAACGGCATCCACCAGGCCATGGAGTACCTCCCGCTGTCCAACAAGGTGCAGGAGGGTGACTTCGTGGCGCCCCCGATCACCGCCGAGGGCAAGCACGTCGTGGTCATCGGCGGCGGCGACACCGGCGCGGACTGCGTGGGCACCGCCCACCGTCAGGGCGCGGCCTCGGTCACGCAGCTGGAGATCATGCCGCAGCCTGGCGAGGAGCGGAACCCGGGCCAGCCCTGGCCCACGTTCCCGATGCTCTACAAGGTCACCTCCGCGCACGAGGAGGGCGGTGAGCGGGTCTACTCCGTCAACACCACCCACTTCGAGGGCGACGAGGACGGCAACGTCCAGTGGCTGCACCTCGTCGAGGTCGAGTTCGTCGCCGGGAAGCTGACCCAGAAGCCGGGCACGGAGCGCAAGATCCCCGCCCAGCTCGTCACGCTGGCGATGGGCTTCACCGGCACCGACGTCGAGAACGGCGTGGTCTCCCAGTTCGGTCTGGAGCTCGACGAGCGCGGCAACATCGCCCGCGACGCCGACTTCGCGACCAACGTGCCCGGCGTGTTCGTCGCCGGTGACGCCGGCCGCGGCCAGTCCCTCATCGTCTGGGCCATCGCGGAGGGCCGCTCGGCCGCCCGCGGTGTCGACCGCTTCCTCACCGGAGCGAGCGACCTGCCCGCCCCGATCCGCCCGACGGACCGCTCGCTGATGGTCTGA
- a CDS encoding VIT1/CCC1 transporter family protein, translating into MAIIETEATLHEAHRDNHTHRDVNGGWLRPAVFGAMDGLVSNLALMTGVAGGNVSHQTIVIAGLAGLAAGAFSMAAGEYTSVASQRELVQAELEVERRELRKHPQDEERELAALYEGRGVEPELAREVARQLSRDPEQALEIHAREELGIDPGDLPSPTVAAVSSFGAFALGALLPVLPFLLGATALWPALLLAMIGLFGCGAVVAKVTARSWWFSGLRQLALGGAAAGVTYALGSLFGTAVG; encoded by the coding sequence GTGGCGATCATCGAGACCGAGGCGACGCTGCACGAGGCGCACCGCGACAACCACACCCACCGCGACGTCAACGGCGGATGGCTGCGCCCGGCCGTGTTCGGCGCGATGGACGGCCTCGTCTCGAACCTCGCGCTGATGACCGGCGTGGCCGGCGGGAACGTCTCGCACCAGACGATCGTCATCGCCGGACTCGCCGGCCTCGCGGCAGGCGCCTTCTCCATGGCAGCCGGCGAGTACACCTCGGTCGCCTCGCAGCGCGAGCTCGTCCAGGCGGAGCTGGAGGTCGAGCGCCGGGAGCTGCGCAAGCACCCCCAGGACGAGGAGCGCGAGCTGGCCGCGCTGTACGAGGGCCGCGGCGTCGAGCCCGAGCTGGCCCGCGAGGTCGCCCGGCAGCTCTCCCGCGACCCCGAGCAGGCGCTGGAGATCCACGCGCGCGAGGAGCTCGGCATAGACCCGGGCGACCTGCCCTCCCCGACCGTCGCCGCCGTGTCCAGCTTCGGCGCGTTCGCCCTGGGCGCCCTGCTGCCCGTCCTGCCGTTCCTGCTCGGCGCGACCGCCCTGTGGCCCGCGCTGCTGCTCGCGATGATCGGCCTCTTCGGGTGCGGCGCCGTGGTCGCCAAGGTGACCGCCCGCAGCTGGTGGTTCAGCGGGCTGCGGCAGCTCGCTCTCGGCGGTGCCGCGGCCGGTGTGACGTACGCCCTGGGCAGCCTGTTCGGTACGGCCGTAGGATGA